One window of the Camelina sativa cultivar DH55 chromosome 1, Cs, whole genome shotgun sequence genome contains the following:
- the LOC104733964 gene encoding asparagine--tRNA ligase, cytoplasmic 2 isoform X3, which yields MESLGKTHQKELDDDLSPKPITLSKYSNRVELKTLLERSDRGAGLVGKRLVIGGWVKSCRAVKKDSPPPPVVGDPSPSSGGDQSHTTANIRCTEIIQSKMNIFRRFFDVLSGGGGKTYPIFDKTELAGQKAPPPPEYVFYFLISDGSSVSSLQVVVDSALSTVPATQLMALGTCIVAEGVLRLPLAASTKHVIELEAEKLLHVGVVDPEKYPLSKKQLPLHMLRDYSHFRPRTTTVGSVTRVHSALTLASHTFLQYHGFLYVQVPVITTTRFGEMFRVTTLLGKTDNKEEKKPPVKEKDGFSIDTVKAAIKEKTRLIDHLKRSDSNREAVVAAVHDLKKTSDLASQLEMKQNSKSGTTLVKSEKLDFSKDFFGRDTYLTASGRFHLESYASALGKVYTFGPRFVADKIDNARHLAEMWNVETEMAFSELDDAMDCADEYFKFLCKYILENRQEDMKFISKRVDKTITTRLEATASSSLLRFSYTEAINLLQKATARKFETKPEWGVALTTEHLSYLTDEIYKGPVIIHSYPKVAKPFYVRLNDDKKTVAAFDLVVPKVGVVITGSQNEERFEVLNARIGEFGFTREKFEWYLDLRRHGTVKHSGISLSMEHMLLFATGLPDIKDAIPFPRSWGNANN from the exons CCGGGTCGAGTTAAAGACTCTGCTCGAACGAAGCGACCGCGGCGCAGGATTGGTCGGTAAAAGACTTGTGATTGGCGGTTGGGTTAAGTCTTGTAGAGCGGTTAAGAAAGACTCTCCTCCGCCACCTGTAGTTGGTGACCCTTCGCCGTCGAGTGGTGGGGATCAATCTCATACGACGGCGAACATTAGGTGCACGGAGATTATTCAATCCAAAATGAATATTTTCAGGAGATTTTTCGATGTATTGAGTGGCGGTGGTGGAAAGACTTACCCAATCTTTGATAAGACGGAACTCGCCGGTCAGAAAGCCCCGCCGCCGCCGGAGTATGTTTTTTACTTCTTGATCAGTGATGGCTCCTCCGTCTCCAGTCTACAG gttgTTGTTGATTCTGCATTGTCGACTGTTCCAGCAACTCAGCTTATGGCTTTAGGGACATGTATTGTAGCTGAAGGTGTGTTAAGACTACCATTGGCTGCTTCTACGAAACATGTCATTGAGCTTGAGGCTGAGAAGCTTCTTCATGTTGGAGTTGTGGATCCAGAAAAGTATCCACTGTCTAAGAAACAGCTTCCTCTTCATATGCTTAGAGACTACTCTCATTTCAGGCCCCGCACAACTACG GTTGGGTCGGTAACTAGAGTGCACAGTGCGCTAACCTTAGCGAGCCACACATTCCTTCAATACCATGGGTTTCTGTATGTTCAAGTACCAGTCATCACAACCACTCGATTTGGCGAAATGTTTAGGGTCACTACTCTTTTAGGTAAAACTGAtaataaagaggagaagaagcct cctgtcaaagaaaaagatggaTTTAGCATTGACACTGTAAAGGCTGCGATAAAGGAAAAGACTAGGCTGATTGATCACCTCAAGAGATCTGACAGCAACCGAGAAGCTGTGGTTGCTGCTGTTCACGACCTGAAGAAAACAAGCGATCTTGCATCTCAGCTTGAGATGAAACAAAATTCCAAATCAGGAACTACTTTGGTGAAATCTGAGAAGCTTGATTTCTCGAAAGATTTCTTTGGTCGCGACACTTATCTGACTGCTTCAGGGAGGTTTCATCTTGAGAGCTATGCCTCTGCACTTGGAAAAGTTTATACCTTTGGACCGCGATTTGTAGCTGATAAAATTGACAATGCAAGGCATTTGGCAGAGATGTGGAATGTGGAAACCGAGATGGCTTTTTCGGAATTGGAT GATGCTATGGATTGTGCTGATGAATACTTCAAGTTCCTCTGCAAATATATTCTGGAAAATCGTCAGGAAGAcatgaaattcatatcaaaacGAGTTGACAAGACCATCACCACACGTCTGGAAGCAACAGCGTCCAGCTCTCTTTTGAGATTTTCCTATACTGAAGCGATTAATCTTCTGCAAAAG GCAACTGCTAGAAAATTTGAAACCAAGCCTGAGTGGGGCGTTGCTTTAACAACAGAGCATCTAAG TTATCTAACTGATGAGATCTACAAAGGTCCTGTAATTATACATAGTTACCCGAAAGTAGCTAAACCGTTTTACGTACGGTTGAATGATGATAAGAAGACTGTAGCAGCATTCGATCTGGTCGTACCAAAG GTTGGTGTTGTGATCACCGGGAGCCAAAACGAAGAACGGTTTGAGGTTTTGAATGCAAGGATCGGTGAATTCGGATTCACGAGGGAGAAGTTCGAGTGGTACTTAGACTTAAGGAGGCATGGGACAGTGAAGCATTCAGGAATAAGCCTAAGCATGGAACATATGCTTCTGTTTGCGACCGGACTTCCTGATATCAAAGACGCCATTCCTTTCCCTAGAAGTTGGGGCAATGCAAACAACTAA
- the LOC104733964 gene encoding asparagine--tRNA ligase, cytoplasmic 2 isoform X2, with protein sequence MESLGKTHQKELDDDLSPKPITLSKYSNRVELKTLLERSDRGAGLVGKRLVIGGWVKSCRAVKKDSPPPPVVGDPSPSSGGDQSHTTANIRCTEIIQSKMNIFRRFFDVLSGGGGKTYPIFDKTELAGQKAPPPPEYVFYFLISDGSSVSSLQVVVDSALSTVPATQLMALGTCIVAEGVLRLPLAASTKHVIELEAEKLLHVGVVDPEKYPLSKKQLPLHMLRDYSHFRPRTTTVGSVTRVHSALTLASHTFLQYHGFLYVQVPVITTTRFGEMFRVTTLLGKTDNKEEKKPVKEKDGFSIDTVKAAIKEKTRLIDHLKRSDSNREAVVAAVHDLKKTSDLASQLEMKQNSKSGTTLVKSEKLDFSKDFFGRDTYLTASGRFHLESYASALGKVYTFGPRFVADKIDNARHLAEMWNVETEMAFSELDDAMDCADEYFKFLCKYILENRQEDMKFISKRVDKTITTRLEATASSSLLRFSYTEAINLLQKATARKFETKPEWGVALTTEHLSYLTDEIYKGPVIIHSYPKVAKPFYVRLNDDKKTVAAFDLVVPKVGVVITGSQNEERFEVLNARIGEFGFTREKFEWYLDLRRHGTVKHSGISLSMEHMLLFATGLPDIKDAIPFPRSWGNANN encoded by the exons CCGGGTCGAGTTAAAGACTCTGCTCGAACGAAGCGACCGCGGCGCAGGATTGGTCGGTAAAAGACTTGTGATTGGCGGTTGGGTTAAGTCTTGTAGAGCGGTTAAGAAAGACTCTCCTCCGCCACCTGTAGTTGGTGACCCTTCGCCGTCGAGTGGTGGGGATCAATCTCATACGACGGCGAACATTAGGTGCACGGAGATTATTCAATCCAAAATGAATATTTTCAGGAGATTTTTCGATGTATTGAGTGGCGGTGGTGGAAAGACTTACCCAATCTTTGATAAGACGGAACTCGCCGGTCAGAAAGCCCCGCCGCCGCCGGAGTATGTTTTTTACTTCTTGATCAGTGATGGCTCCTCCGTCTCCAGTCTACAG gttgTTGTTGATTCTGCATTGTCGACTGTTCCAGCAACTCAGCTTATGGCTTTAGGGACATGTATTGTAGCTGAAGGTGTGTTAAGACTACCATTGGCTGCTTCTACGAAACATGTCATTGAGCTTGAGGCTGAGAAGCTTCTTCATGTTGGAGTTGTGGATCCAGAAAAGTATCCACTGTCTAAGAAACAGCTTCCTCTTCATATGCTTAGAGACTACTCTCATTTCAGGCCCCGCACAACTACG GTTGGGTCGGTAACTAGAGTGCACAGTGCGCTAACCTTAGCGAGCCACACATTCCTTCAATACCATGGGTTTCTGTATGTTCAAGTACCAGTCATCACAACCACTCGATTTGGCGAAATGTTTAGGGTCACTACTCTTTTAGGTAAAACTGAtaataaagaggagaagaagcctgtcaaagaaaaagatggaTTTAGCATTGACACTGTAAAGGCTGCGATAAAGGAAAAGACTAGGCTGATTGATCACCTCAAGAGATCTGACAGCAACCGAGAAGCTGTGGTTGCTGCTGTTCACGACCTGAAGAAAACAAGCGATCTTGCATCTCAGCTTGAGATGAAACAAAATTCCAAATCAGGAACTACTTTGGTGAAATCTGAGAAGCTTGATTTCTCGAAAGATTTCTTTGGTCGTGACACTTATCTGACTGCTTCTG GGAGGTTTCATCTTGAGAGCTATGCCTCTGCACTTGGAAAAGTTTATACCTTTGGACCGCGATTTGTAGCTGATAAAATTGACAATGCAAGGCATTTGGCAGAGATGTGGAATGTGGAAACCGAGATGGCTTTTTCGGAATTGGAT GATGCTATGGATTGTGCTGATGAATACTTCAAGTTCCTCTGCAAATATATTCTGGAAAATCGTCAGGAAGAcatgaaattcatatcaaaacGAGTTGACAAGACCATCACCACACGTCTGGAAGCAACAGCGTCCAGCTCTCTTTTGAGATTTTCCTATACTGAAGCGATTAATCTTCTGCAAAAG GCAACTGCTAGAAAATTTGAAACCAAGCCTGAGTGGGGCGTTGCTTTAACAACAGAGCATCTAAG TTATCTAACTGATGAGATCTACAAAGGTCCTGTAATTATACATAGTTACCCGAAAGTAGCTAAACCGTTTTACGTACGGTTGAATGATGATAAGAAGACTGTAGCAGCATTCGATCTGGTCGTACCAAAG GTTGGTGTTGTGATCACCGGGAGCCAAAACGAAGAACGGTTTGAGGTTTTGAATGCAAGGATCGGTGAATTCGGATTCACGAGGGAGAAGTTCGAGTGGTACTTAGACTTAAGGAGGCATGGGACAGTGAAGCATTCAGGAATAAGCCTAAGCATGGAACATATGCTTCTGTTTGCGACCGGACTTCCTGATATCAAAGACGCCATTCCTTTCCCTAGAAGTTGGGGCAATGCAAACAACTAA
- the LOC104733964 gene encoding asparagine--tRNA ligase, cytoplasmic 2 isoform X1 — MESLGKTHQKELDDDLSPKPITLSKYSNRVELKTLLERSDRGAGLVGKRLVIGGWVKSCRAVKKDSPPPPVVGDPSPSSGGDQSHTTANIRCTEIIQSKMNIFRRFFDVLSGGGGKTYPIFDKTELAGQKAPPPPEYVFYFLISDGSSVSSLQVVVDSALSTVPATQLMALGTCIVAEGVLRLPLAASTKHVIELEAEKLLHVGVVDPEKYPLSKKQLPLHMLRDYSHFRPRTTTVGSVTRVHSALTLASHTFLQYHGFLYVQVPVITTTRFGEMFRVTTLLGKTDNKEEKKPVKEKDGFSIDTVKAAIKEKTRLIDHLKRSDSNREAVVAAVHDLKKTSDLASQLEMKQNSKSGTTLVKSEKLDFSKDFFGRDTYLTASGRFHLESYASALGKVYTFGPRFVADKIDNARHLAEMWNVETEMAFSELDDAMDCADEYFKFLCKYILENRQEDMKFISKRVDKTITTRLEATASSSLLRFSYTEAINLLQKATARKFETKPEWGVALTTEHLSYLTDEIYKGPVIIHSYPKVAKPFYVRLNDDKKTVAAFDLVVPKVGVVITGSQNEERFEVLNARIGEFGFTREKFEWYLDLRRHGTVKHSGISLSMEHMLLFATGLPDIKDAIPFPRSWGNANN; from the exons CCGGGTCGAGTTAAAGACTCTGCTCGAACGAAGCGACCGCGGCGCAGGATTGGTCGGTAAAAGACTTGTGATTGGCGGTTGG GTTAAGTCTTGTAGAGCGGTTAAGAAAGACTCTCCTCCGCCACCTGTAGTTGGTGACCCTTCGCCGTCGAGTGGTGGGGATCAATCTCATACGACGGCGAACATTAGGTGCACGGAGATTATTCAATCCAAAATGAATATTTTCAGGAGATTTTTCGATGTATTGAGTGGCGGTGGTGGAAAGACTTACCCAATCTTTGATAAGACGGAACTCGCCGGTCAGAAAGCCCCGCCGCCGCCGGAGTATGTTTTTTACTTCTTGATCAGTGATGGCTCCTCCGTCTCCAGTCTACAG gttgTTGTTGATTCTGCATTGTCGACTGTTCCAGCAACTCAGCTTATGGCTTTAGGGACATGTATTGTAGCTGAAGGTGTGTTAAGACTACCATTGGCTGCTTCTACGAAACATGTCATTGAGCTTGAGGCTGAGAAGCTTCTTCATGTTGGAGTTGTGGATCCAGAAAAGTATCCACTGTCTAAGAAACAGCTTCCTCTTCATATGCTTAGAGACTACTCTCATTTCAGGCCCCGCACAACTACG GTTGGGTCGGTAACTAGAGTGCACAGTGCGCTAACCTTAGCGAGCCACACATTCCTTCAATACCATGGGTTTCTGTATGTTCAAGTACCAGTCATCACAACCACTCGATTTGGCGAAATGTTTAGGGTCACTACTCTTTTAGGTAAAACTGAtaataaagaggagaagaagcctgtcaaagaaaaagatggaTTTAGCATTGACACTGTAAAGGCTGCGATAAAGGAAAAGACTAGGCTGATTGATCACCTCAAGAGATCTGACAGCAACCGAGAAGCTGTGGTTGCTGCTGTTCACGACCTGAAGAAAACAAGCGATCTTGCATCTCAGCTTGAGATGAAACAAAATTCCAAATCAGGAACTACTTTGGTGAAATCTGAGAAGCTTGATTTCTCGAAAGATTTCTTTGGTCGCGACACTTATCTGACTGCTTCAGGGAGGTTTCATCTTGAGAGCTATGCCTCTGCACTTGGAAAAGTTTATACCTTTGGACCGCGATTTGTAGCTGATAAAATTGACAATGCAAGGCATTTGGCAGAGATGTGGAATGTGGAAACCGAGATGGCTTTTTCGGAATTGGAT GATGCTATGGATTGTGCTGATGAATACTTCAAGTTCCTCTGCAAATATATTCTGGAAAATCGTCAGGAAGAcatgaaattcatatcaaaacGAGTTGACAAGACCATCACCACACGTCTGGAAGCAACAGCGTCCAGCTCTCTTTTGAGATTTTCCTATACTGAAGCGATTAATCTTCTGCAAAAG GCAACTGCTAGAAAATTTGAAACCAAGCCTGAGTGGGGCGTTGCTTTAACAACAGAGCATCTAAG TTATCTAACTGATGAGATCTACAAAGGTCCTGTAATTATACATAGTTACCCGAAAGTAGCTAAACCGTTTTACGTACGGTTGAATGATGATAAGAAGACTGTAGCAGCATTCGATCTGGTCGTACCAAAG GTTGGTGTTGTGATCACCGGGAGCCAAAACGAAGAACGGTTTGAGGTTTTGAATGCAAGGATCGGTGAATTCGGATTCACGAGGGAGAAGTTCGAGTGGTACTTAGACTTAAGGAGGCATGGGACAGTGAAGCATTCAGGAATAAGCCTAAGCATGGAACATATGCTTCTGTTTGCGACCGGACTTCCTGATATCAAAGACGCCATTCCTTTCCCTAGAAGTTGGGGCAATGCAAACAACTAA